GAACTTGGAAAATTCTCTGAGCAGATCGTTGACGAGCTAAAAAAACAAAAAGTGATGACGGATGTCAGTTCGGATTACCAAGCGGGAGCTCCGGAAGTGCAGATCATCCCGAACCGTCAAAAAGCTTCGGATCGTGGTGTCAGCGTTATCGCCGTTGGTGAAGTCGTGAATGCAATGATGGGCGGAGTCGTTGTCGGCAGCTACGAAAAGGGCGGGCACCGCTACGACATTCGCGTGAAGATGAGTGAAAATGGCCGTGGCCCGCAAGAGCGTATCAAAGAACTTAAAGTGCGTAACAATCGCGGGGAGCTTGTGCCGATTGCCGAGGTCGTCGATATTAAGCAGGCGAATGTGGCTTCGACGATCTCTAGGAAAAATCGTCAAAGATCCATCGTGATCTATGGAAACGTCGGCGAGGGACTGAGTCAGCAGCAATCCGTGGAAAAAGCGCAAGAAGTGGCGCGCAAAATCTTACCGGAAGGCTATAAGGTTGAAATCTCAGGTTCCGCACAGGAATTTCAGCAAAGCTTCATCAGTTTGATCTTCGCTTTGGTTCTTGGATTTATCGTGGCCTATATGATTTTGGCTTCTCAGTTTAATAGCTTTATCGATCCAATCACGGTCTTTATGGCGTTGCCATTTAGCTTCTCGGGGGCTTTTCTCGCGCTCTTGATTGGCAATCAGTCACTGAATATTTTCAGTATGATTGGTTTGATTCTTTTGATGGGTATCGTAAAGAAGAACTCGATCTTGCTTGTGGATTTTACAAATCAAAGACGGGATTTGGAGCACGTGCACGTGAACAAAGCCTTGCTTGAAGCCTGCCCAACACGTCTTCGTCCGATTCTAATGACGTCGTTTGCAACTATTGCGGGAGCCGTCCCGGCGGCTCTGAGCTTGGGTCCGGGCGCGGAGGCCCGTCAGCCGATGGCCATTGCGGTGATCGGGGGCGTGTTTGTATCTACGTTCTTGACGTTGTATGTGGTGCCTTGTGTTTACAGCTTGTTCGCGTTCTTTGATCGTCGCGAAAAAAGTCTGGGGAAAGCACCAACAGAAACAGTGAAAGCCTAAGGGCTTTCGCTGTTATCTTAGCGAAGTTCTACTTTTCCAGATTCACTAAAGGGGATTGTCATAAAAGAAAGTTTGGCGTCCCCTTCGATGCGATAACCGATTTCCCCTGCCATCAGCGCGTTTCCTAAATGACTTAAGAGGCTGTCATACTTAAGTGGCAGCGGAATCTCGATATTGGCATCTTTTTTTGCGGGAACGTGAATGGGTTTTTCCGTTTTCGCTTCTGTCAATTCTTTGTCGGCGACGAAAATCTTGTAAGCGATTTCTTTGACGTTAATATCCTGGTTGTTGGGATTTTTCACGTTCACAACAAAAACCAAAGTAGTGCCGATGAAAGATGTATCTTTGGCAAAAACGCTTTGTAACTCCACTTCGGGCTTTTCCAAAAAGCGACTGGCGAAATGCGAACAAGAGGTTAAAAGAAAACATACAAGACCGAAGGATAAAACTTTTTTCATATCATAACGGTAACATAAGTTTTGTAATCTTGCATTTTTTTATAGCTCGATGAAACTCCACCACAAAAGAAATATCATGCTGATTCCCGCGTCGACTAAATAGATCTTCCAGATGACTCGGCGTAAGACGTAAATAATATCGACAGCAGAAAGCACCAAAAGATTTCCGATCGCCAGATACTGAAGTTCCCAGGAGATAAGGGCGCCGCGATAAGCTGCGAGCAGAAGAATGACGGCCGTGACGGTGATTAGAATGCCGACAGTCTTAACCAGCCAATGATCTGTTTTGGGGCCGGTGACTTTTTCAAAAGAGCGCATATGGACAAGAGGCCAAACTCCCGTCAGCAAATAGTACATTCCTTGTGTCAAAAGTAAGGCCTTGAGTAACAAGTGAGTCTCCTATTTATTTAAATGTCCTTAAAAATTAAATCCTTGGGTATGAGAGAGTCTGGATACTGTAAAGAATCAGAAGGAACTTTATTGATAAGAACCTGTGTTCGCATGATTCTGCCTTCATTCGATAAATCGGGGAGGCCTCCTATGGAAATTTATGAAGCGCTAAGAAAAGATCACGACACGATCAAGCAACTATTTCGCGACCTTTTAAGTCTGCGCGACGACGATACGAAAAATCGCAAAGCTTTGATCGAACAAATCCGCGACGAACTCATTCCTCATGCGCGCGCCGAAGAGACCGTTTTTTATAATTCTCTGCGAGAGCTGAAGCTGACGAAGGAACTTGCCGTTGACGGCTACCGGGAGCATATCGAGGCCGAAGCTTTGTTGCGTTTGATGCAGCTTCAAGACAAAGCCAACATGGATTGGAAGGCCACAGCAGCGAAACTGCAGCAAGCTCTTGAACATCATATTCAAGAGGAAGAAACGCGCTTCTTTGAAGCCGCCCGCAGCAACTTCACACGCGAAGAGGCAGAAATGTTTGCCGCCGCCTTTGAAAAACTTAAACCTAAAATTCGTGAACAAAGTATCATGGGAACAACGCTGGATATGGTTGCGAATATGATGCCACCGCGCTTTTCGGGGATCTTCAGAAACGGAAGCCCGCCTATTTAGATTTTTCGAGCAGCTCGTCCTGCGAAGCCAAGGTGATATTTTTAACCTTGGCTTTTGTTCTTTTGTGCAACTCCTCCGCGACGTAGCGGCGGTGGCAGTCATCTGCATTCGCTTCAAAACATAAAAGAGCCACTCGGTTTTTCGGTGTTCGCAGCATTTCCGCTATACTCTCCAGATCGTCGTCTTGTTTAGGCAGGATCTGTCTTTGATAATTTTTAAACATGTGTTCGCGCGTGATCTTGTGTTCTTTGGCTTCTTTGCGCCAGGCCGAAGGAACACCCAGACCGGGGAAATGACCGTAACCGATTTTATTTTTCTCTAGCGCTTCGGCGAGTTTTCTTTTCGAGAATCCTTTTTTGCGGCTGACGGGATTTTTGCGTACATCCACGACGACTTTGATTTTGTTCTTTTTCAGTCCGTCAATAAACTCTTCGAGAGTGCTGGCTTCGTATCCAATGGTGAATAATGTCATACCCGTATTTTAGAGGGAAAACGTCGTTCCGGGAGCAGGTTTGTTAAAATAACAAACCTACTTTACGATTTTGATCTGAAACTTTTGACCTTTGATGCGACCGTCGCGGAGTTTATCAAACGCCACTTTTGCCACATCCGCGGCGATCGCGACATAAGAGATCTTGTCATGGATTTCGATTTTCCCGACCTGTTCGGCGCTCAGTCCGCCGGAAGCCCCCGTGAGGGCTCCCAAGATGTCGCCGGGACGGAGTTTGTCTTTTCTGCCGCCGGAAATCGAGATGGTTTGCATCACGGCACCACGGAAGTTTTTATTAAGTCCGGTTTGATTTTTAAATCCTAGATTCTGTTTTTTGAATTTGCTGCCGGCAGCTTTTTCGAGCTCTAACAACTCCAGCGTATCTTGCGCTTCCGCCAGCGTGACAGCGACACCCTGTTTGCCTGCACGGCCGGTACGGCCGATACGATGAACGTAAGTTTCAGGTTTTGTCGGAAGATCAAAGTTTACGACAAGCTCAAGGTTCTCGATATCCAAACCGCGAGCCGCGACATCTGTCGCGACAAGAATACGATGACTGCCGTTGCGGAAAAGAGCCAAGGCGCGATCTCTTTCTTTTTGCTCCAGGTCGCCATGCAAGACAGAGTGAAGCACTTTGTTTTGCGTGAACTTTTCTGACAGGGAAGCTACGTCATTTTTCGTATTACAAAAAATCACTGTCGATTCGGAAGGATGTTGTTGCAATACGCGCATCAAAGTGCCGACTTTGTCTTCGGGCTTTGTTTCATAGACCCATTGTTCGATCGAAGATGTCGGACTTTCTTCTTCCTCGATGGTTACGCGCAATGGATTTTTTTGATATTTGCGACTTAAAGACTCGATACCGTCGGGGAACGTGGCAGAGAACAAAACGGTCTGACGCTCTTTCGGTGCGGCATTGAGGATCGACTTCATTTCGGAATCAAATCCCAGCTCTAACATTTTATCCGCTTCATCGAGGACAAGAACGTCTAAGTTTGCAAGGTCCATGCGACCGCGCTGAATGTGTTCAAGAATACGGCCCGGAGTTCCAACAACCAAATGCACGCCGTTTTCAAGTGCTTCGGCCTGAGGGCGGCTGGGCTGGCCTCCCACAAGTGGTAGAACTTGCAGTCCCTCAAGGCGTCGGCCTAGTTTGCGAATATCATTCACCACCTGTGTTGTGAGCTCGCGAGTGGGGCAGATCACAATGGCTTGGACCGAGCGATTTTGAAGATCCAGTTTGTGCAAAATAGGAAGGGCGAAAGCGGCGGTTTTGCCACTGCCGGTGCGAGATTGGCCGATAAAGTCTTTTCCTGCGAGTAAGTGAGGAATGCTTTCAGCTTGGATCGGCGTCATTTGCTCAAATCCAAGCTCTTGGACGACAGCCAGAAGCTCTGCAGAGAGGGGGAGGTTTAAGAATGAATTCATGACTTCTTTTACCAGAAATTACTCCACTTTACAGCGCTTTCTGCTAAAATGGCCTTTATGCCTTTTTTACCCTTGAGTTTAGTAAAAATATCTCAATGCCGAAATCTAAAGGACCTGGCGCCACTGGATCAGCAGGATTCTTTGCTGCAAGCCTTGGATATTCTGCACAAGGGACGTCTCAAAGGCCATAAAGTCGAAAAAGTCGACGAGTGCATTCATCTTGAGCTGTATTTTCATGACGAAGAGGTTTTCCCGGAAGCGGTCGTGAAGTTGCAAGAAACGCAACCTCAGGGCCCTTTGCATTTTGAGTGTTCGGGATGCAAAAAGAAAGAAGGCCAGCTTTGCACGCATCAGTGGGCTTCATGCGTATTGTTGTGGTGGGCTTTTGCGCAAGATGCTTCCTTCTTGCGTCGGTTGGACCCGCAAATCGCGTATTTCTGTCGCGACTTCCAGGAGCTTTATTTCAATAACAAAGCTTCAGAAGACAAAGATGCGGAAGCGCTTTACCCGGCAGATCTAAAACTGGAAGCCATCTGTATCAGTCTTGATGAAATGCCGACAGTGGGAGGCCTGTACCTCCAGGAAATTCTTCCCGAGGCCGCCCGCGAATACCGCGCGTTGGAAGTCCCTTATGAGGAAGACCCGCGCAATTCTTTCCTGTGGGATATGCCGCAGGTTTTTCGCCGTCCTGTAAATATCGAGTCGGCGGTTTATTGGTCCGATCTTAAAAAACAAAATCAGATTTCCAGTCTGGTGCGCTACTGCTTTAGTGACGGTGTCTCTATTAGCAGCCGCGATATTCTTCGTCATGCGTATCGTAACGTGGTGCCTCGCGAGTTGTTACCGACCTCCGCGCGTAAAGCATTTGCGGAGCCGGGGTGGCCGCTTTTACAAAGAAGCGAGCAAGGTTTCCTGAGCCGGGACCTCAGCGAAATCGAAGAGGTGATGCAGCAGTTGCTTTCGCGTATTGCGAAAAGGACGCCGCGTTCATTGGTGCCTTTCTTTTTACAGTCAGAAGTCGCTCCTGAAAGGGCGATGTTAATTGAAGATATTTCTTTTGAGGGGACCGAAGAGTTCGTGTGGGACGTGGCCTTTACTGGAGAAAGCACTCTGCACACGCAGGCGCAGCTTAGACCCACTTCGCGCCATAAAAAATTCACTTTCTTCCAAAGCTTCGCGGTCGACGTTGAAAGCAAATCCGTTGTCGTCTTTCCGTGGGCGCGGGAAAAAGAGCTCAACAAAGAATTCTTTGTCCGGGCGCAAGCACAAAAAGCCC
This region of Bdellovibrio sp. 22V genomic DNA includes:
- a CDS encoding LEA type 2 family protein produces the protein MKKVLSFGLVCFLLTSCSHFASRFLEKPEVELQSVFAKDTSFIGTTLVFVVNVKNPNNQDINVKEIAYKIFVADKELTEAKTEKPIHVPAKKDANIEIPLPLKYDSLLSHLGNALMAGEIGYRIEGDAKLSFMTIPFSESGKVELR
- a CDS encoding hemerythrin domain-containing protein encodes the protein MEIYEALRKDHDTIKQLFRDLLSLRDDDTKNRKALIEQIRDELIPHARAEETVFYNSLRELKLTKELAVDGYREHIEAEALLRLMQLQDKANMDWKATAAKLQQALEHHIQEEETRFFEAARSNFTREEAEMFAAAFEKLKPKIREQSIMGTTLDMVANMMPPRFSGIFRNGSPPI
- a CDS encoding DUF488 domain-containing protein gives rise to the protein MTLFTIGYEASTLEEFIDGLKKNKIKVVVDVRKNPVSRKKGFSKRKLAEALEKNKIGYGHFPGLGVPSAWRKEAKEHKITREHMFKNYQRQILPKQDDDLESIAEMLRTPKNRVALLCFEANADDCHRRYVAEELHKRTKAKVKNITLASQDELLEKSK
- the dbpA gene encoding ATP-dependent RNA helicase DbpA — encoded protein: MNSFLNLPLSAELLAVVQELGFEQMTPIQAESIPHLLAGKDFIGQSRTGSGKTAAFALPILHKLDLQNRSVQAIVICPTRELTTQVVNDIRKLGRRLEGLQVLPLVGGQPSRPQAEALENGVHLVVGTPGRILEHIQRGRMDLANLDVLVLDEADKMLELGFDSEMKSILNAAPKERQTVLFSATFPDGIESLSRKYQKNPLRVTIEEEESPTSSIEQWVYETKPEDKVGTLMRVLQQHPSESTVIFCNTKNDVASLSEKFTQNKVLHSVLHGDLEQKERDRALALFRNGSHRILVATDVAARGLDIENLELVVNFDLPTKPETYVHRIGRTGRAGKQGVAVTLAEAQDTLELLELEKAAGSKFKKQNLGFKNQTGLNKNFRGAVMQTISISGGRKDKLRPGDILGALTGASGGLSAEQVGKIEIHDKISYVAIAADVAKVAFDKLRDGRIKGQKFQIKIVK